The proteins below come from a single Miscanthus floridulus cultivar M001 chromosome 1, ASM1932011v1, whole genome shotgun sequence genomic window:
- the LOC136453494 gene encoding uncharacterized protein, whose amino-acid sequence MGFTPFFLVYGAKAILSTDLEYGSLRLQAYNEQSNHTAREDTLDQLEEAQDVALLYSAKYQQALRCYQAWRIRSRDLKVGDLVLRLRQSNRGRHKLTPPWEGSYIVVQVLKPGTYKLANEKGKILTNT is encoded by the coding sequence atggggttcacaccgttcttcctagtctatggggctaaGGCCATCCTctccactgacttggagtacggttccctgaGGCTTcaagcctacaacgagcaaagcaaccacactgcccgcgaggacaccctcgaccaactagaggaagcccaagaTGTTGCGCTGCTatactcggccaagtaccagcaagccctacgatgctatcaagcctggcgcattcgaagccgagacctaaaggtgggcgacctggtgctgagactaaggcagagcaataggggccgccacaagctaaccccaccatgggaagggtcgtacATTGTCgtccaagtactgaagcccgggacctacaagctagccaacgagaagggcaaaatcctcaccaacacttag